The Candidatus Methylacidiphilales bacterium region TGCCACGCGGGCGGGCGGCGTTAGTATGGGAACCATGAAGGTCGGGTTGATTGATTACGGCCGCGGGAATCTCCACAGCGTGACCAAGGCCCTTGCCCGCGTCGGCTGCCAAGTGTCGCGCGTGTCCCGCTCGGATGAATTCTCCACTTGTGAGGGTCTGGTTCTCCCGGGCGTCGGGGCGTTTGGCGATGCCATGAATGCCCTGGACCGGCAGGACCTGCGCGCGCCGATTGTGGATTGGCTGGCCTCCGGCAAACCCTTCCTGGGAATCTGTCTTGGCTATCAATTGATGTTCGCCGAGGGCGAGGAATCGCCCGGTGTTCGGGGCCTGGGTTGGCTGCCGGGTCAGGTCGTGCTTTTCCCTCCTTCCGTGGGCAAGATCCCCCACATGGGTTGGAACCGGGTCACCTTCCGGGAGGCTTCCGGGTTGGCTCCGGCCGGCGGCTCGGATTATTTCTATCATGTGCACTCCTTTTACCCGGATGCCGTGGCCGATGGTGACACTGCCTGCACCACCACCTACGGCGGGGTGACCTTTGCCAGCGGCATCCGCCGCGGGGCCGTGGCCGGTTTCCAGTTCCACCCCGAGAAGAGCCAGGCCGCCGGTCTGGCATTGCTCAATGCCTACTTTGAGTCGGTCGGTGCGGGGGTTCCCGCCTGAACCGGCCGCACCCGCGCCCTGCTCACCCAACTGACCCAACGGTTCCTTTATGTTGAAAAAAATCCTGATGGTCGTGGGCGTCCTGGCCTTGTTGCTGTTGGTGGCTGCGGTTGGAGGCGTCTTCCTTGTCCTTTCCCAGCTCAACTCTGATGCCACCCGCGAAAAGCTGCGCACGGGCGTTTCGCAGGCCCTTGGGACGGAAATCCGCATCGCCGGCCACAAGATCGGACTGCTCGGTTCGGCCGAGGTGGACGGCCTGGTGGTGCCCAACGCCCCACCGAACGAATCATCCCCGCTGCTCTCGCTCGGTCATGCCGGGGCCCGCATCAATCTTTGGTCGGTCTTCAAGGGCAAGCCGGTGGTCAAAAGCGTCGAAATCCGCGATTTGCAGATCGAGATCCATCAGAATGGCAATGGCTCCATCGACCTTCCCTTCAAGACCCAAACCGGGAATGCGACAGACACCCCCAAACAGCCATCCACTGGATCCAATCCGGAAGCCGCCGGGGAATTGCAGGCCTTGGAGGCGCTGGTGGAATCCGTCAGCATCTCCAAGTCGGGGGCCAAGGTCTTTGATCCCGACAACAAGCTCGTCGCCTCGGTCCAGGGACTCGGAGTCGAAGGCTCGGCCCGCTGGTCCGGGGGCAAGCCCTCGGCCGACCTCCGGGTCGAAATGGACGCACTCGAAGCCGCTCCCGGCATCAGGATTTCCCGTCTCCGCACCCCTTTGCAATTCACCGACGGACAGGTGACCCTCCCGGCCTTCACCGGCTCGCTCGCCGGGGGCACGGTCGGGGGTAAAATCCAAGTGGCACTCCTGGATCCCGGGCGGGCCTTCGAGACCACATTGGCGGTCAAGGACAGCGCGGTGGGCGACCTGCTGCGCGACCTGGCTGGGCCACCGGACTTGCTCACTGGCACGCTCCAGCTGGACTTCCAGGGCAACGGCACCCTCAACGCCCCCAAAGACCTCGGCGGACAGGGCACCCTCGACATCAAGAATCCGGTCGTCGGCAAACTGAAGAATTTCCCCGTCCCGGGCATCCTCGTCGGCATCCCGCCCTTGCAAACCGGTGAGTTCGACAGCCTCAAGGGCAACTACCGCATCGCCGGACAAAAAGTACTGGTCGACGAACTCCACCTTGTCGGCAAGGGGGTCAAGTTGCATCTCAACGGCGAGGTCGGTTTTGACAAACAGCTCAACCTTAAAGGACGGCTGAAGATCGATTCCAGTCCCGTGGGCAAGGTTGCCGATATCGCCCAAGGTTTTCTCAAAGGACTCCTCGGGGGCAAAAAAAAGGAAGAAGCCCCGCCGGAGAATCCCGATACACCGGCCTCGGCCACGCTCAGGGAAGGCATCCCGTTCTCTGTCACCGGCCCATCGGAAAAACCTGTCATCCGGCCCGAGGGAGGCGATCCTTTCAACATCATCCCGATGGTGGCCAAG contains the following coding sequences:
- the hisH gene encoding imidazole glycerol phosphate synthase subunit HisH — its product is MKVGLIDYGRGNLHSVTKALARVGCQVSRVSRSDEFSTCEGLVLPGVGAFGDAMNALDRQDLRAPIVDWLASGKPFLGICLGYQLMFAEGEESPGVRGLGWLPGQVVLFPPSVGKIPHMGWNRVTFREASGLAPAGGSDYFYHVHSFYPDAVADGDTACTTTYGGVTFASGIRRGAVAGFQFHPEKSQAAGLALLNAYFESVGAGVPA
- a CDS encoding AsmA-like C-terminal region-containing protein; translation: MLKKILMVVGVLALLLLVAAVGGVFLVLSQLNSDATREKLRTGVSQALGTEIRIAGHKIGLLGSAEVDGLVVPNAPPNESSPLLSLGHAGARINLWSVFKGKPVVKSVEIRDLQIEIHQNGNGSIDLPFKTQTGNATDTPKQPSTGSNPEAAGELQALEALVESVSISKSGAKVFDPDNKLVASVQGLGVEGSARWSGGKPSADLRVEMDALEAAPGIRISRLRTPLQFTDGQVTLPAFTGSLAGGTVGGKIQVALLDPGRAFETTLAVKDSAVGDLLRDLAGPPDLLTGTLQLDFQGNGTLNAPKDLGGQGTLDIKNPVVGKLKNFPVPGILVGIPPLQTGEFDSLKGNYRIAGQKVLVDELHLVGKGVKLHLNGEVGFDKQLNLKGRLKIDSSPVGKVADIAQGFLKGLLGGKKKEEAPPENPDTPASATLREGIPFSVTGPSEKPVIRPEGGDPFNIIPMVAKTLGFDLAPSTQTATIPEDAAAPTPADPLSAPATPAPESVPVTP